A part of Cannabis sativa cultivar Pink pepper isolate KNU-18-1 chromosome 6, ASM2916894v1, whole genome shotgun sequence genomic DNA contains:
- the LOC115694683 gene encoding uncharacterized protein LOC115694683: MAARFLSKTFPARPSHLSTPLTALSLSLLQPHRFRSTLSGRHDGLIEVDLSSQSPDCESEALMIKKLDDIVHRIIVQRATPDWLPFLPGSSFWVPPRRDPFKFTDLVDKLTDRLTDEESLALSSDRGWPCAHLLVNRIGSEPARLDDEEGSRDTEVDEEVEIVAGDSEGTLQSVDKKG; the protein is encoded by the exons ATGGCAGCACGGTTTCTCTCCAAAACCTTCCCAGCTCGACCCTCACATCTCTCTACACCTCTCACtgccctttctctctctcttttgcaGCCCCACCGATTTCGTTCCACGCTATCCGGCCGCCATGACGGCCTCATCGAGGTCGACCTGTCGTCTCAGTCGCCGGATTGTGAATCGGAGGCTTTAATGATCAAGAAGCTCGACGACATAGTCCATAGGATCATCGTCCAGAGGGCCACCCCTGATTGGCTTCCTTTCCTTCCCGGTTCCTCCTTTTGGGTACCGCCTCGACGTGACCCATTCAAATTCACCGACTTAGTCGACAAGCTCACCGATCGCCTCACCGACGAGGAGTCTCTCGCGCTCTCGTCTGATCGTGGCTGGCCTTGCGCTCATTTATTAGTTAATC GCATTGGATCTGAACCAGCAAGGCTTGATGATGAAGAGGGATCAAGAGATACGGAAGTGGATGAGGAAGTAGAGATTGTGGCTGGTGATTCAGAGGGCACACTTCAATCAGTGGATAAGAAAGGATGA